Within Aquipuribacter hungaricus, the genomic segment CGCGTTGGCGTTGGATTCAGCGCGCACTGAGAACGCTGCGCTCACTGGACTCGCAGGCGAGCTCCTGACACTCGCCTCGATGGTCCGGCTGCACCCCGCCTCGGCCCAGGACTTCCTCGACGCCTGGCAAGGCTGGCGCAGGTCTAGCCGAGACTTCCAGCTCGGCTCTACAGGGATCGAGGTGAAGACGACCACGACCAGCGCCAGCCGTCACCACATCCAAGGGTGGTACCAGGTGGAGTGCGGGGTGGCCGCCGACGGGACCGTCGAGACAGACCTGCACCTGCTCTCGATCGGCATCCGATGGCTCCCGATGGACAGTCCGGGTGCGTCGATCGAGTCGCTCGTGAAGGAGGTTTCCAGCGCGTTGCCCGCACCGCGCCGACCGGGCTTCATCGGGGCCGTGCGGGGGTACGGCGGGGTGGGCTTCGCAATCGACGAGGACGGCACAGCCGGTCAGGTGTCACTTCGACGGCCGTTCATCTCCACCTACGAACGCCTGTACGACCTCCGGGACGATCGGATTCGATTGCCGACCGCAGCCGACTTCGCCCGCTTTACCGACCTCGTGTCCGATACCGTGAGTTTCGAGATCGAACTGCACGAGCGGGTACGGGGTGACCGGAACCCAGTCGTGGGCCTTGGTGCGGCTCTCTCGGCCCTCCTAGCGCGGCCTGGATAGCTCGAAGTCAAATGCGATCACTGACCAGACCTGGCAGTGGTTGCAAGTGATGCAAAGTCGGGTGTCCGGGGAGGGGACCTCATCACCGGACACAGCGTGCCACCGTGCCCCGGCTCGTCGATGGGTGCTATCTGCCGCCATATGTGCAGCCCGTCGTGGGACACCAAGTTCGAAATCCCGCCCCGGCGCGAGTCAACACACTCCGGGGGCGTCATTTCCGCGTCGCTTTGCGGGTGACCGGGGAACGACCGACGCGCGGTTGACGCTGCGTTCGCCCGCCACAAGCTCGCCTGTTTTATCGACGCTGCTGGTGGCCCTGATGGGCCAGACGGCGGGCTTGGGCGGGGTCTGCTGACGGTGGACCTGCATTGATGCTAAGCATGGCGGATGACTGTGCCAGTGCATCTGCCGGAGAACCACCGTGTCCGCCTGGACTGGTTCGCCAGCCGTGCGGGTCAGACGACCTACTTCCCGGAGCAGCTGCCCGACGGGTCGTTTTTGGTCAGTCGGCCGAAGGGTATTTTCAAGCCGCAAGGCTTCGAGCACGCAGTGAGCGTCCGTATCAACCTACACAGCCCCTACAAGGACGGAAGGTTCGGAGCCGCTCGGACGGCAGCTGGTATTTTGACTATCATCAGGAGAACCCAGACCCGGACCAGCGCGACACCGCGTACACCAACCGGGCACTTGTCGCCTGCATGAAAGATTCCGTGCCTGTGGGTGTTCTTCGCGAGCGAAGTGTCTCGAAAGGCAGACGTCCCGAGTACGACGTCCTCGGTCTGGCGGTGCCGGTTGACTGGAGAGATGGTTACTTCTTCTTCGAGAGCGTGACCGGATCCGCCGGGCCGCGGGGGGACACCGCCGGGCAGGTGCTGACGGCGTCCGCTGAGGACGAGTTCTCCGCCCAGCTGATCGAAACGTCCCCACCCGAGGACGACTACGACGCCCGTCGTCGCGTATACCGGCAGATCGTGGCCCGGCGCGGCCAGGTGAGTTTTCGGCGGGAACTGCTCGATGCTTATCAAGCGCGATGCGCGATCACGGGCTCATCTACGACGATGGTCTTGGAGGCAGCCCACCTTCGACCCTATCGAGGTCCCCGCTCGAACTCGGTCTCGAACGGTCTACTCTTGAGGAGCGATCTGCACACGCTTCTCGACCTTCAATTGCTTGCTTTTGACCCGACGTCAAGAAGGGTGCTCTTGTCGAGGGTTCTGTCCGGTGGGGACTACGCAGACCTGGCGGGCCGTGCCATGCGAGAGCCGACCAAGCCCCACCAGCGACCAGCCGACGACGTGCTGGCAGCGGTGCATGCGGCATTCCAGCACGCGGAGGGGCGACGCTAGCGAGTCCGTACGTCCTCGCTGTCAGACCGGTGGGCGCACACGTGCTCATTGCCCCAGCCTTGGCACAGGAGTCCGCGGCTTGTCAGGTTGAACCGCGTGGACGGGGCAAGGCGACGTGAAGACAAACGTTCAGCCAATCTGCCGTTGAGGCCACCCGGAGGCCAGTTCACCGGATAGCGTCTGCCGGAACGACCAAGGGGGGTTGTGTCGGCGGCCACCGCAAGAGTCCTTTCGCTGTTCCAAGTTGACGACAGAGAGGTGGAGGCTGTGATGCGCGGGGACTATCGGCGTTGGAACGCTGCTGTTGCGGACGTCCTGTACCCCGAGCTGACGGAGACGAGCCCCGCATACCTCGACATCGAGAGCGACGCGCTGGGCAAGATGGCAGCCGACGTCGGCTGTCCTCCCGAGCGAGCCCGGGAGGCGCTCGTCGAAGCGGTTCGTGAAGCGGCCATTCCCGACGGCCGCTGCGATCTCCGAGGGCTCGCACGCGAGCTCGCTCGTTGGCGCCGTGACGACCGGCTCGGCCCCCCACCGGTGCTGGGCTTCCTCGCCGTGACCGTCATGGCCGCTGAAGAGATGGGCCGCAGCGACGGGGACCTCCCTTCCCATGCCTACTACGCCCGGCTTGCACGGATCTTCGGGCTGCCGGACGCGGACGAGGGTCTAAAGACCCACTACAGGAGTTATGCGGAGGAGTTCTGGTCAGCCGTCAACGGGTGGCTAGAACGACTGGACGGTCGACGCGGCCTACCGACCGCCTACGCCCTGAGCCATCGGTACGTCAGTCTTCCGATCTCTCAGGCGCTGGTGAACCGCGGGGACAGGGCCCGCCTGCCGCTCGTCTTCGACGACTTGGGTCTCGCCGCCGGGATGCAGTTGTCGACCTCTGACATCGAGCGCCACCTCGAGCAGTACCTCGCCTCTTCGCACCCGAGTCTGTCGGCGGCGTTCCGCCGGCTCTGGGCGAGGCCGGCCAGCAAGGAGCGGCTTGCGTCACTCGTGTCGGTAGAGCTGGCGCACTGGGATGGCACGCTTCCCGGGACCTCCGAAATCAGGGCCCAGGGTCGTCGTGCCGTTCTCGTAGTCGACGTCCGGCGACACTTTCGTGGCACCTCCGTCGACATCGGTATGGCCATGAGGACCGCCAGCGACTTCGACGGCAAGGCCACGGCCCTGGCGGAGGACGCCTCCTGGGTGCCAGTGACCCTGGTCCCCGCGACGGCCGGGCTCTGGCGGACGATGTCCGGTGCTGGCATCGACGTCGCTTCGTTGCTGGACTCGATCGTCCGCCTCCGGGCTGACGGGGAGGTCGAGTTCATCCACCGCCCACGGAGCATCGTCCCTCTCGTGTATGACGAGCTCCAAGCCTCGTTCGTCGAGCAGGAGCGGGCGCAGCTGGCCGCTGACTCCGTGCTGCTCGTTCGCACCGAGGGTGGCAGTCGCGTGCTGGACAGGGTCCGACGCGTGCTCGACAGCTGTGCACGCCCAGGGTGGGACGTCGTCGAGGGCACGGGCGTCCCGTCTGGCTGGGTCCTGGTCGAGGGTGTCCAGCTGTTCGCGACACCAGCCGATGGAGCGCCGCAGGAGCTGGTGCCGATGTCCAGCACCCAGCTCACGCTCGCGGGCG encodes:
- a CDS encoding PD-(D/E)XK motif protein, which encodes MRERLVHDTWNTVGGEQLAATRFRLPDDDHHDAIAATILLELLDKGYEHDRDEAFRLTEPLIALALDSARTENAALTGLAGELLTLASMVRLHPASAQDFLDAWQGWRRSSRDFQLGSTGIEVKTTTTSASRHHIQGWYQVECGVAADGTVETDLHLLSIGIRWLPMDSPGASIESLVKEVSSALPAPRRPGFIGAVRGYGGVGFAIDEDGTAGQVSLRRPFISTYERLYDLRDDRIRLPTAADFARFTDLVSDTVSFEIELHERVRGDRNPVVGLGAALSALLARPG
- a CDS encoding HNH endonuclease — protein: MKDSVPVGVLRERSVSKGRRPEYDVLGLAVPVDWRDGYFFFESVTGSAGPRGDTAGQVLTASAEDEFSAQLIETSPPEDDYDARRRVYRQIVARRGQVSFRRELLDAYQARCAITGSSTTMVLEAAHLRPYRGPRSNSVSNGLLLRSDLHTLLDLQLLAFDPTSRRVLLSRVLSGGDYADLAGRAMREPTKPHQRPADDVLAAVHAAFQHAEGRR